A genomic region of Zea mays cultivar B73 chromosome 6, Zm-B73-REFERENCE-NAM-5.0, whole genome shotgun sequence contains the following coding sequences:
- the LOC100192514 gene encoding Gibberellin 2-beta-dioxygenase 3-like, translating into MVAITAPSSIEQIPLMRCPRANAVQQAGAAVPCVDLSAPGAGAAVADACRSVGFFRATNHGVPARVADALEARAMAFFALPAQEKLDMSGAARPLGYGSKSIGANGDVGWLEYLLLSVSANTVKISSLPPSLRAALEEYTAALREVCGRVLELIAEGLGVERSLLRAMVVGREGSDEVVRVNHYPPCPLLPPVDCGVTGFGEHTDPQIISVLWSNRTAGLQIKLRDGRWVPVPPTPESLFVNVGDSLQVLTNGRLRSVKHRVVAPAPAPDGARSRLSVIYFGGPAPSQRIAPLPQVMRDGEQSLYREFTWAEYKRAMYKTRLADHRLGPFELRASTNGGNRPGEPAAGSADPAHCSGGSACGMPQPQQVARVH; encoded by the exons ATGGTGGCGATCACGGCGCCGAGCTCGATCGAGCAGATCCCGCTGATGCGGTGCCCCAGGGCCAATGCGGTGCAGCAGGCGGGCGCGGCCGTCCCGTGCGTGGACCTGTCGgcgccgggcgcgggcgcggcggtggccgacgcgtgCCGCAGCGTGGGCTTCTTCAGGGCGACGAACCACGGCGTGCCGGCGCGCGTGGCCGACGCGCTGGAGGCCCGCGCGATGGCCTTCTTCGCGCTGCCCGCGCAGGAGAAGCTGGACATGTCCGGCGCCGCCCGGCCCCTGGGGTACGGCAGCAAGAGCATCGGCGCCAACGGCGACGTCGGGTGGCTGGAGTACCTCCTCCTGTCCGTCAGCGCCAACACCGTGAAGATCTCGTCGCTGCCGCCCTCGCTCCG GGCGGCATTGGAGGAGTACACGGCGGCGTTGAGGGAGGTGTGCGGGCGGGTGCTGGAGCTGATAGCGGAGGGGCTGGGCGTGGAGCGGTCCCTGCTGCGCGCGATGGTGGTGGGGCGGGAAGGCAGCGACGAGGTGGTGCGGGTGAACCACTACCCGCCCTGCCCGCTGCTGCCGCCGGTGGACTGCGGCGTGACGGGGTTCGGGGAGCACACGGACCCGCAGATCATCTCCGTGCTCTGGTCCAACCGCACTGCGGGCCTGCAGATCAAGCTCCGGGACGGCAGGTGGGTCCCCGTGCCCCCCACACCGGAATCCCTCTTCGTCAACGTCGGAGACTCGCTGCAG GTTCTGACGAACGGGCGGTTAAGGAGCGTGAAGCACCGGGTggtggcgccggcgccggcgccggatgGCGCGCGGTCCCGGCTGTCCGTGATCTACTTCGGCGGGCCGGCGCCGTCGCAGCGGATCGCGCCGCTGCCGCAGGTGATGCGGGACGGGGAGCAGAGCCTGTACCGGGAGTTCACGTGGGCCGAGTACAAGCGCGCCATGTACAAGACCCGCCTCGCCGACCACCGCCTCGGGCCCTTCGAGCTGCGCGCCAGCACCAACGGCGGCAACAGGCCCGGCGAGCCCGCGGCGGGCAGCGCGGACCCGGCGCACTGCAGCGGCGGCAGCGCCTGCGGCATGCCGCAGCCGCAGCAGGTGGCGCGGGTGCACTAG